GCCCGAGGTGACCGGGGACCCCGCCGTGTCGTCCGCCGTTCCGACCCGGGCGCCGTCACCCGCGTAGTCCATGTCGAGCATGACGCCGATGACCGGGTGGGTGGCCCTGCCGGTGTTGATCAGCTCCTCGGCGACGCGCTTGCCCTGGTTGATGGGGATGGCGAACCCCAGGCCGATGGAGCCCGCCTCGGCGGTACCGGAGTCGGTGCCGTCGTCGGCGGACCGTATGGCGGAGTTGATGCCGATGACATGGCCCTCCGTGTCGAGCAGCGGCCCGCCGGAGTTGCCCGGGTTGATCGGCGCGTCGGTCTGGAGGGCGTCGACGTACGACACGTCGCTCCCGTCCCCGCTCCCGCCGCCGGCGGTGACGGGCCGTTCCTTGGCGCTGATGATGCCGGAGGTCACGGTGCCCTCGAGGTCGAAGGGGGCGCCGATGGCGACCACCGGGTCACCCACCCGGACGTTGTCGGAGTTGCCGAGGTAGAGGGGCTTCAGCCCCTTCACCCCGGTCACCCTCACCACGGCGAGGTCATAGCCGCTGTCCCGGCCTACGACCTCGGCCCGGGCGGTCTGACCCCCGTTGAAGACGACGGTTATCCCGCCGTCACCCCCGGCGGGCTGCACGACGTGGTTGTTGGTCAGGATGTAGCCGAGCGAGTCGAGCACGAATCCGGTGCCGGTGGCGGACGCCTCGCTGCCGCCGACGTGCAGCGTGACGACGCCGGGCAGGGCGCGCGCGGCGATCGCGGCCACGCTGTCCGCGGGCCGCCCGGTGGGCGCGGCGGAGGCCTGCGGAAGCTCCACAGGGCGCAGCCCGCCGTTGCGCTCCAGATAGGCGCCCACGGCTCCGCCGAGCCCTCCGGAGACGAGCGCGACGGCCAGGGCTCCTCCGAGCAGCCTGTTCCGCACCTGCCGGCGCCGCTGCTCCTCGGTGGGTGTTCCCATGCCCGGGTACTGGAGGGGGCCGTCGACGTGTGTCCCTGGGTGCGTGGGCGGTGCGTCGGCGGCTCCGGCGAGAGGGGTGACCGACCAGGGGTCGTAGCGCCGCCAGGGATCGGCCGGAAGCGTCGGGGCGGCGTCCACCGCTGCGGCCTGCCCAGGGACCGAGGCGGACGCCGCGGACACAGGAGACGCGGCAGATACGGAGGACGCCGCGGACACGCCGGGACCGGCGGATTCCACCGTCGTCGGCAGCGTGACAGAGGCGGATACGGCCGGCGCGGTGCCGTGTGCGGCCGGTGCCGACGCAGGGCCGTGTGCGGCCGGGAGCGGAGCAGTGCCGTGTGCGGCCGGGACCGGAGCAGTGCCATGCGCGGCCGGGACCGAGGCGGGCGTCTGTGTCACCGCCGAGGTCGGAGGGGTTGGCGGTGTCGCCGCCCGAGCCGCAGGGGGAGCGGGCATCGCTGGGACCGGTGCGGGCACAGCGGTCAGCGCCGCAGCCGGGGCGGGCGTCGCTGTCATCGCCGGGTGCTGGACGGGTGGTGCGGGCGCCCAGGGGCCCGGTTCCCCGTACGGCGGGGTGCTGTAGGGGTCGGGATCGTGCAGAGGCTTGGGCCGCTCGTCGGCCGTCACCGAGGGCATCCCGACGAGAGCCGCTCCCCCGGACGGAACGGCGTCGGCCCGCCCGACCCCGTCGACCGGGGGATCCGGATCCGCCGGACCGGCGTGGCCCTCGTGGGCCGCCTGCCCGGCCAGGACCGTCCGGTCCGCCTCATCCACCTGATGGGGGGCCGGATCCGCCCGGTCCTGTTCCCCCTCCCCCGCCCGCACCTCGTGGGCC
This Streptomyces sp. NBC_00377 DNA region includes the following protein-coding sequences:
- a CDS encoding trypsin-like peptidase domain-containing protein; its protein translation is MTATPAPAAALTAVPAPVPAMPAPPAARAATPPTPPTSAVTQTPASVPAAHGTAPVPAAHGTAPLPAAHGPASAPAAHGTAPAVSASVTLPTTVESAGPGVSAASSVSAASPVSAASASVPGQAAAVDAAPTLPADPWRRYDPWSVTPLAGAADAPPTHPGTHVDGPLQYPGMGTPTEEQRRRQVRNRLLGGALAVALVSGGLGGAVGAYLERNGGLRPVELPQASAAPTGRPADSVAAIAARALPGVVTLHVGGSEASATGTGFVLDSLGYILTNNHVVQPAGGDGGITVVFNGGQTARAEVVGRDSGYDLAVVRVTGVKGLKPLYLGNSDNVRVGDPVVAIGAPFDLEGTVTSGIISAKERPVTAGGGSGDGSDVSYVDALQTDAPINPGNSGGPLLDTEGHVIGINSAIRSADDGTDSGTAEAGSIGLGFAIPINQGKRVAEELINTGRATHPVIGVMLDMDYAGDGARVGTADDTAGSPVTSGGPADRAGIRAGDVITAVDGRRVHSGEELIVRTRAHRPGERLALTVERDGRERTLSLVLGSSGGG